One window of Ralstonia pickettii DTP0602 genomic DNA carries:
- a CDS encoding succinyldiaminopimelate aminotransferase (catalyzes the formation of succinyldiaminopimelate from N-succinyl-2-amino-6-ketopimelate~K14267: dapC; N-succinyldiaminopimelate aminotransferase [EC:2.6.1.17]) codes for MNPRLDLLQPYPFEKLRVLFAQVKPADKPAISFGIGEPKHPTPEFIKQALAESLAGLANYPTTAGSDALRQCIASWLERRYGLPKVSPATEVLPVTGSREALFAFAQTVVDGTRPGALVMCPNPFYQIYEGGALLAGATPVFANSDPARNFAPAFDRIGDEVWQEVQLLFVCTPGNPTGAVLSLEDWKQLFALSDRYGFVIASDECYSEIYFDEGRAPLGALEAAHKLGRGFERLVMFSSLSKRSNVPGLRSGFVAGDAALLKKFLLYRTYHGGAMNPAVQSASIAAWNDESHVRENRAAYVRKFSEVTPMLAEVLDVALPDAGFYLWADVSRTGLSDTEFAARLLAEQNVTVLPGSYLAREADGINPGANRVRMALVATPGECLEGARRIVEFCKSLG; via the coding sequence GTGAATCCGCGCCTCGACCTGCTCCAGCCCTACCCGTTCGAGAAACTGCGGGTGCTCTTCGCGCAGGTGAAGCCTGCCGACAAGCCGGCCATCAGCTTTGGCATCGGCGAACCCAAGCATCCGACGCCCGAATTCATCAAGCAAGCGCTGGCCGAGTCACTGGCGGGGCTGGCGAATTATCCCACAACGGCCGGTTCCGACGCACTGCGACAGTGCATCGCCAGCTGGCTGGAACGCCGCTACGGCCTGCCCAAGGTCAGCCCCGCGACCGAAGTGCTCCCGGTGACCGGCTCGCGCGAAGCGCTGTTTGCATTTGCGCAGACCGTGGTCGACGGCACCAGGCCCGGCGCGCTGGTGATGTGCCCGAACCCGTTCTACCAGATCTACGAAGGCGGCGCGCTGCTGGCTGGCGCCACGCCCGTGTTCGCCAACAGCGACCCCGCGCGCAACTTTGCCCCGGCCTTCGACCGCATCGGCGACGAAGTCTGGCAAGAAGTGCAGCTGCTGTTCGTGTGCACCCCGGGCAACCCGACCGGCGCGGTGCTGTCGCTGGAAGACTGGAAGCAGCTGTTTGCGCTGTCCGACCGCTACGGCTTCGTGATCGCCTCGGACGAGTGCTACTCCGAGATCTATTTCGACGAAGGCCGCGCGCCGCTGGGTGCCCTGGAAGCCGCCCACAAGCTGGGCCGCGGCTTCGAACGGCTGGTGATGTTCTCCAGCCTGTCCAAGCGTTCCAACGTGCCGGGCCTGCGCTCGGGCTTTGTCGCCGGCGACGCCGCGCTGCTGAAGAAATTCCTGCTATACCGTACCTACCATGGCGGTGCGATGAACCCGGCGGTGCAGAGCGCCAGCATCGCCGCGTGGAACGATGAAAGCCATGTGCGCGAGAATCGCGCCGCCTACGTACGCAAGTTCAGCGAAGTGACGCCGATGCTGGCCGAAGTGCTGGACGTGGCGCTGCCCGACGCCGGCTTCTACCTGTGGGCCGATGTCTCGCGCACGGGCCTGAGCGATACCGAGTTCGCCGCGCGGCTGCTGGCCGAGCAGAACGTGACCGTGCTGCCCGGCAGCTACCTGGCGCGCGAGGCCGACGGCATCAACCCCGGCGCCAACCGCGTGCGCATGGCGCTGGTGGCCACGCCCGGGGAATGCCTGGAAGGCGCGCGCCGGATCGTGGAATTCTGCAAATCGCTGGGCTGA
- a CDS encoding hypothetical protein (K01299: E3.4.17.19; carboxypeptidase Taq [EC:3.4.17.19]) has protein sequence MCFFLRKACCTQLAVLSLLSVSAFAYEVAPVSGGGKIEGKVTFQGTVPIRKIIPTKDREVCGGPRDEPQIRVGAGKGVQDAVVYLKEVPKGKAWGAADKVPVLDQEHCIFKPAVQVIRPGKLEVTSSDPVLHNTHGFYGQRTAFNLALPDKGVKITRELPRPGLVRVECDAHGWMLAHIYVADSPYYALTGEDGSFRIDDVPPGNYTVVATQHYTGNTETPVTVTGDQTAKLLIELKKK, from the coding sequence ATGTGTTTCTTTCTTCGCAAAGCTTGCTGCACGCAACTGGCAGTGCTCAGCCTGCTCAGCGTTTCCGCCTTTGCCTATGAAGTCGCGCCGGTCAGCGGCGGCGGCAAGATCGAAGGCAAGGTCACCTTCCAGGGCACCGTCCCAATCCGCAAGATCATCCCCACCAAGGACCGCGAAGTCTGCGGCGGCCCGCGCGATGAACCACAGATCCGCGTGGGCGCCGGCAAGGGCGTCCAGGATGCCGTCGTGTACCTGAAGGAAGTGCCCAAAGGCAAGGCCTGGGGTGCGGCCGACAAGGTGCCGGTGCTCGACCAGGAACACTGCATTTTCAAGCCTGCCGTGCAGGTGATCCGGCCCGGCAAGCTTGAAGTGACCAGTTCTGATCCAGTGCTGCACAACACCCACGGCTTCTACGGACAGCGTACGGCATTCAACCTTGCGCTGCCGGACAAAGGGGTCAAGATCACGCGCGAACTGCCGCGGCCCGGACTGGTCCGGGTCGAGTGCGACGCGCACGGCTGGATGCTGGCCCACATCTATGTCGCCGACAGCCCGTACTACGCGCTGACCGGCGAAGACGGCAGCTTCCGCATCGACGACGTTCCACCCGGAAATTACACCGTGGTCGCCACGCAGCACTACACCGGCAACACCGAGACGCCAGTCACGGTAACCGGCGACCAGACCGCGAAACTCTTGATCGAACTCAAGAAGAAATAG
- a CDS encoding chromosome partitioning protein Smc (K03529: smc; chromosome segregation protein), which translates to MRLSSIKLAGFKSFVDPTNFQVPGQLVGIVGPNGCGKSNIIDAVRWVLGESRASELRGESMQDVIFNGSTARKQAGRASVELVFDNAEGRAAGQWSQYAEVAVKRVLTRDGTSSYYINNQPVRRRDIQDIFLGTGLGPRAYAIIGQGMISRIIEAKPDDMRIFLEEAAGVSKYKERRRETENRLSDTRENLTRVEDILRELGSNLEKLEGQAEVAQRFKTLQADGEEKQHLLWLLRKREAQAEQERHQRAIEQAQIDLEAQTAQLRHVEAELETMRAAHYAASDGMHAAQGALYEANAEVSKLEAEIRYVVESRNRVQAQIAALTAQREQWQGKAEQATDELAQAEENLAVAEGRTVEAQEAVAHKNDELPTLEAQWRDAQQLLNEQRAGIMQAEQALKLEAAQQRSADQMLQQLEQRRDRLSAEEKGLDRPDETRLEQARAELAEQEALVEEAQAVLADAEESVPRLDEERRAAQARVHSEAAAIASLEARLQALRQLQENVQTDGKVQPWLAKHGLAELPRLWKKVHIEPGWENALESVLREKLNALEVSNLDWVKAFLSDAPPAKLAFYSPPPAARPLETPAGLRPLMSLVQITEPGIRAVMQDWLADIYVASDMAQALAARNTLPDGASFVVAEGHLVGRNAIQIYAADSEQSGMLAREQEIENLQKQARAQVLLSDEAKTQAVRAEAAYTQASQSLSEARTRAEQATRRVHALQMDVLKLSQAMERYSARSGQIREELDEIHAQIEEQRAIRAESEASFEQHDAALAEMQATHEDQQMAFEALDSKLSGARHQLRDLERAAQEALFAERNLASRIDELRRNIQVAADQAERIAESLENARAELETINEQTAHTGLQEALERRAEKEEKLTIARTELDALSAQLRQHDEQRLAAERSLQPLRDRITEMQLKEQAARLNQEQFSEQLTTAQVDEAALADKLTGDLKPSYLQGEVTRINNAINALGPVNMAALDELAAARERKTFLDAQSADLNDAISTLEDAIAKIDQETRALLQGTFDQVNHHFGELFPSLFGGGQARLIMTGEEILDAGVQVMAQPPGKKNSTIHLLSGGEKALTAIALVFAMFQLNPAPFCLLDEVDAPLDDANTERYANMVARMSNKTQFVFISHNKIAMEMAHQLIGVTMQEQGVSRIVAVDMDAAVSMAEAA; encoded by the coding sequence GTGCGACTATCCTCGATCAAGCTGGCGGGCTTCAAGTCATTTGTCGATCCCACCAATTTCCAGGTGCCGGGCCAACTGGTCGGCATCGTCGGTCCCAACGGCTGCGGCAAATCCAACATCATCGACGCAGTGCGCTGGGTGCTGGGCGAGTCACGCGCCTCGGAATTGCGCGGCGAGTCCATGCAGGACGTCATCTTCAACGGCTCGACCGCGCGCAAGCAGGCCGGCCGGGCCAGCGTGGAACTGGTCTTCGACAACGCCGAGGGCCGTGCCGCCGGCCAGTGGAGCCAGTACGCCGAAGTGGCGGTCAAGCGCGTGCTGACCCGCGACGGCACCTCGTCCTACTACATCAACAACCAGCCGGTGCGTCGGCGCGACATCCAGGACATCTTCCTGGGCACGGGCCTGGGCCCGCGCGCCTACGCCATCATCGGGCAGGGCATGATCTCGCGCATCATTGAGGCCAAGCCCGATGACATGCGGATCTTCCTGGAAGAAGCCGCGGGCGTGTCCAAGTACAAGGAACGCCGCCGCGAAACCGAGAACCGCCTGTCCGACACGCGCGAGAACCTGACCCGCGTGGAGGACATCCTGCGCGAACTCGGCTCCAACCTTGAAAAGCTGGAAGGCCAGGCCGAAGTCGCGCAGCGCTTCAAGACGCTGCAGGCCGACGGCGAAGAGAAGCAGCACCTGCTGTGGCTGCTGCGCAAGCGCGAGGCGCAGGCCGAGCAGGAACGCCACCAGCGCGCCATCGAGCAGGCCCAGATCGACCTGGAAGCGCAGACCGCGCAACTGCGCCACGTCGAGGCCGAGCTCGAAACCATGCGCGCCGCGCATTACGCCGCCTCCGACGGCATGCACGCGGCGCAGGGTGCGCTGTACGAAGCCAATGCCGAGGTCAGCAAGCTCGAAGCCGAGATCCGCTACGTGGTGGAATCGCGCAACCGCGTGCAGGCCCAGATCGCCGCGCTGACCGCGCAGCGCGAGCAATGGCAGGGCAAGGCCGAGCAGGCCACCGACGAGCTGGCGCAGGCCGAGGAAAACCTGGCCGTGGCCGAAGGCCGCACGGTCGAGGCGCAGGAGGCCGTGGCGCACAAGAACGACGAGCTGCCGACGCTGGAAGCGCAGTGGCGCGACGCGCAGCAGCTGCTCAACGAGCAGCGCGCCGGCATCATGCAGGCCGAGCAGGCGCTGAAGCTGGAGGCCGCGCAGCAGCGCAGCGCCGACCAGATGCTGCAGCAGCTCGAGCAGCGCCGCGATCGCCTGTCAGCCGAAGAGAAAGGCCTGGACCGCCCGGACGAAACCCGCCTGGAGCAGGCCCGCGCCGAACTGGCCGAGCAGGAAGCGCTGGTCGAGGAAGCGCAGGCCGTGCTGGCCGATGCTGAAGAGAGCGTGCCGCGCCTCGATGAAGAGCGCCGTGCCGCGCAGGCGCGCGTGCACAGCGAAGCCGCCGCGATCGCCTCGCTGGAGGCGCGCCTGCAGGCGCTGCGCCAGCTGCAGGAAAACGTGCAGACCGACGGCAAGGTGCAGCCGTGGCTGGCCAAGCATGGCCTGGCCGAGCTGCCGCGCCTGTGGAAGAAGGTCCATATCGAGCCGGGCTGGGAGAACGCGCTCGAATCGGTGCTGCGCGAGAAGCTGAACGCGCTGGAAGTGTCGAACCTGGACTGGGTCAAGGCCTTCCTGTCCGACGCGCCGCCCGCCAAGCTGGCGTTCTACTCGCCGCCGCCCGCGGCCCGTCCGCTGGAAACGCCGGCGGGCCTGCGCCCGCTGATGTCGCTGGTGCAAATCACCGAGCCGGGCATTCGCGCGGTGATGCAGGACTGGCTGGCCGATATCTACGTCGCCAGCGACATGGCGCAGGCACTGGCCGCGCGCAACACGCTGCCCGACGGCGCGTCGTTCGTCGTGGCCGAAGGCCACCTGGTCGGCCGCAATGCCATCCAGATCTACGCCGCCGACTCCGAGCAGTCCGGCATGCTGGCGCGCGAGCAGGAGATCGAGAACCTGCAGAAGCAGGCGCGCGCGCAGGTGCTGCTGTCGGACGAGGCCAAGACCCAGGCCGTGCGCGCCGAGGCCGCCTACACCCAGGCCAGCCAGTCGCTGAGCGAGGCGCGCACGCGCGCCGAGCAGGCTACGCGCCGCGTGCATGCGCTGCAGATGGACGTGCTCAAGCTGTCGCAGGCGATGGAGCGCTACTCCGCCCGCAGCGGCCAGATCCGCGAGGAGCTGGACGAAATCCACGCGCAGATCGAAGAACAGCGCGCCATCCGCGCCGAATCCGAAGCCAGCTTCGAGCAGCATGACGCCGCGCTGGCCGAGATGCAGGCCACGCATGAAGACCAGCAGATGGCCTTCGAGGCGCTGGACAGCAAGCTGTCCGGCGCGCGCCACCAGCTGCGCGACCTCGAGCGTGCCGCGCAGGAAGCGCTCTTTGCCGAGCGCAACCTGGCCAGCCGCATCGACGAGTTGCGCCGCAATATCCAGGTCGCGGCAGACCAGGCCGAACGCATCGCCGAGTCGCTGGAAAACGCCCGCGCCGAGCTGGAGACCATCAACGAGCAGACCGCGCACACCGGGCTGCAGGAAGCGCTGGAGCGGCGCGCCGAGAAGGAAGAAAAGCTCACCATCGCGCGCACCGAACTGGACGCGCTGTCGGCACAGCTGCGCCAGCACGACGAGCAACGGCTGGCCGCCGAGCGCAGCCTGCAGCCGCTGCGCGACCGCATCACTGAAATGCAGCTCAAGGAACAGGCCGCGCGCCTGAACCAGGAGCAGTTCAGCGAGCAACTGACTACGGCCCAGGTGGACGAAGCCGCGCTGGCCGACAAGCTGACCGGCGACCTGAAGCCGTCGTACCTGCAGGGCGAGGTCACGCGCATCAACAACGCCATCAACGCGCTCGGCCCGGTCAACATGGCCGCGCTCGACGAGCTGGCGGCGGCGCGCGAGCGCAAGACCTTCCTCGATGCGCAGTCGGCCGACCTGAACGACGCCATCAGCACGCTGGAAGACGCGATCGCCAAGATCGACCAGGAAACGCGTGCGCTGCTGCAAGGCACCTTCGACCAGGTCAACCATCATTTCGGCGAGCTGTTCCCGTCGCTGTTCGGTGGCGGCCAGGCGCGCCTGATCATGACCGGCGAAGAAATCCTCGACGCCGGCGTGCAGGTGATGGCGCAGCCCCCGGGCAAGAAGAACTCGACCATCCACCTGCTATCGGGCGGCGAGAAGGCGCTGACCGCGATCGCGCTGGTGTTTGCCATGTTCCAGCTCAACCCGGCGCCGTTCTGCCTGCTGGACGAAGTGGACGCGCCGCTGGACGACGCCAACACCGAGCGCTACGCCAATATGGTGGCGCGCATGTCGAACAAGACTCAATTCGTTTTCATCTCACATAACAAGATCGCCATGGAAATGGCTCATCAACTCATTGGCGTGACCATGCAGGAGCAGGGCGTATCGCGTATCGTGGCCGTGGATATGGACGCGGCGGTTTCGATGGCGGAGGCAGCATGA
- a CDS encoding ferritin, with protein MSEPSTATRPWSVSDINYQLIEVERVRGDRDLFYLLVSASFIESGSDTYASNLATYYARVPDAAGWLSEHWEAEELQHGLALRRYVEHVWPEFDWERGYERFFAEYSKTCSIDQFEPTEALEMAARCVVETGTAAYYRALEQASDEPVLRDLTRRIANDEVRHYKHFYQFFNRFVEAERLGKLRVFGALARRLLQIKNEDAAIALRNVLRMERGVEEIPDQEVKALNTRVSAVIRKNLPIEMTVKMLLRPLHLHRGVERAVRTPLVAVVSRVMLH; from the coding sequence ATGAGTGAACCGTCGACGGCCACCCGGCCGTGGTCTGTCAGTGACATCAACTACCAGTTAATCGAAGTGGAACGGGTGCGCGGCGACCGCGACCTGTTCTATCTGCTCGTGTCGGCCTCGTTTATCGAAAGCGGCTCGGACACCTATGCCAGCAATCTCGCCACTTACTACGCCCGCGTGCCCGACGCCGCCGGCTGGCTTTCCGAGCACTGGGAAGCCGAGGAACTTCAGCACGGGCTGGCCCTGCGCCGCTATGTCGAGCACGTCTGGCCTGAATTCGACTGGGAGCGCGGCTACGAGCGCTTCTTCGCCGAGTACAGCAAGACCTGCTCGATCGACCAGTTCGAGCCGACCGAAGCGCTGGAGATGGCGGCCCGCTGCGTGGTGGAAACCGGTACCGCCGCTTACTACCGCGCGCTGGAGCAGGCCAGCGACGAGCCGGTGCTGCGCGACCTGACGCGGCGCATCGCCAACGACGAAGTGCGGCACTACAAGCACTTCTACCAGTTCTTCAACCGCTTCGTGGAAGCCGAGCGACTGGGCAAGCTGCGTGTATTCGGCGCGCTGGCGCGCCGGCTGCTGCAGATCAAGAACGAGGATGCCGCCATCGCACTGCGCAATGTGCTGCGCATGGAGCGCGGCGTCGAAGAAATCCCCGACCAGGAAGTGAAGGCGCTGAACACCCGCGTCAGCGCAGTGATCCGCAAGAACCTGCCGATCGAGATGACCGTGAAGATGCTGCTGCGCCCGCTACACCTGCACCGCGGCGTGGAGCGCGCGGTGCGCACGCCGCTGGTGGCGGTGGTATCGCGGGTAATGCTGCACTGA
- a CDS encoding hypothetical protein (K09792: K09792; hypothetical protein), producing the protein MSDLWLVFLAGTAGSMHCVGMCGGFACGLGPAPGGRLASLLRHLSYNLGRIGSYAFLGTLAGYLGMLLVGHAGEGSAASMVQRGLAILSGLLMLLIGLNLAGLLGRGGHALGGAGAQWLAQSLRTLLRQPGPGAPLAFGVLNGFLPCPLVYAFAAQAAASGTALGGLQIMVAFGLGTLPTMLAMGGLGLWWRARHRPAGIPVQPVVASFLHAPAARLGWRMQGVRAAGAFIVLLGLITLARGVVPMSAHLH; encoded by the coding sequence ATGAGCGATCTGTGGCTGGTGTTCCTGGCAGGCACCGCCGGCAGCATGCACTGCGTCGGCATGTGCGGTGGCTTTGCCTGTGGCCTGGGCCCCGCGCCCGGCGGACGCCTTGCCTCCTTGCTGCGGCACCTGAGCTACAACCTCGGCCGGATCGGCAGCTATGCCTTCCTCGGCACGCTGGCTGGCTATCTCGGCATGCTGCTGGTCGGCCATGCGGGTGAAGGCAGCGCGGCCAGCATGGTGCAGCGCGGACTGGCCATCCTGTCCGGGCTGCTGATGCTGCTGATCGGGCTGAACCTGGCCGGGCTCCTCGGCCGTGGCGGCCATGCGCTGGGCGGCGCGGGCGCGCAGTGGCTGGCGCAATCGCTGCGCACCTTGCTGCGCCAGCCCGGACCTGGCGCGCCGCTGGCATTTGGCGTGCTGAACGGCTTCCTCCCCTGCCCCCTGGTCTATGCCTTCGCCGCGCAGGCGGCCGCCAGCGGCACCGCGCTGGGCGGCCTGCAGATCATGGTCGCGTTCGGGCTCGGCACCTTGCCGACCATGCTGGCGATGGGCGGCCTCGGGCTCTGGTGGCGGGCGCGCCATCGGCCTGCCGGCATCCCGGTGCAGCCCGTCGTGGCCAGCTTCCTGCATGCGCCAGCGGCACGCCTGGGCTGGCGCATGCAGGGCGTGCGCGCCGCCGGCGCGTTCATCGTCCTGCTCGGACTGATCACGCTCGCGCGCGGCGTGGTGCCGATGAGCGCCCACCTGCATTAG
- a CDS encoding 2,3,4,5-tetrahydropyridine-2,6-carboxylate N-succinyltransferase (K00674: dapD; 2,3,4,5-tetrahydropyridine-2-carboxylate N-succinyltransferase [EC:2.3.1.117]), with protein MTQALQALIDQAWEDRTSLSPKSAPNDIREAVANVISQLDAGTLRVAEKQGKDWIVNQWVKKAVLLSFRLEDNAPMSAGGFAQFYDKVPTKFANWSADDFAKAGFRVVPPAVARRGSFIAKNAVLMPSYVNIGAYVDEGTMVDTWATVGSCAQIGKNVHLSGGVGIGGVLEPLQANPVIIEDNCFIGARSEVVEGVIVEENSVISMGVYLGQSTKIYDRETGEIHYGRVPAGSVVVAGNLPSKDGKYSLYCAVIVKKVDAQTRAKTSLNDLLRGD; from the coding sequence ATGACGCAAGCACTGCAAGCCCTGATCGACCAGGCCTGGGAAGACCGCACCAGCCTGTCGCCCAAGTCCGCCCCCAACGATATCCGCGAGGCTGTCGCCAACGTAATCAGCCAGCTGGATGCCGGCACGCTGCGCGTGGCCGAGAAGCAAGGCAAGGACTGGATCGTCAACCAGTGGGTCAAGAAGGCCGTGCTGCTGTCGTTCCGCCTGGAAGACAACGCACCGATGAGCGCCGGCGGCTTTGCCCAGTTCTACGACAAGGTGCCGACCAAGTTCGCCAACTGGAGCGCCGACGACTTCGCCAAGGCTGGCTTCCGCGTGGTGCCGCCCGCCGTGGCCCGCCGCGGTTCGTTCATCGCCAAGAACGCCGTGCTGATGCCGTCGTACGTCAACATCGGCGCCTACGTCGATGAAGGCACCATGGTCGACACCTGGGCCACCGTCGGTTCGTGCGCGCAGATCGGCAAGAACGTCCACCTGTCGGGTGGCGTGGGCATCGGCGGCGTGCTGGAGCCGCTGCAGGCCAACCCGGTCATCATCGAAGACAACTGCTTTATCGGTGCGCGCTCGGAAGTGGTCGAAGGCGTGATCGTGGAAGAGAACTCGGTGATCTCGATGGGCGTGTACCTGGGCCAGTCGACCAAGATCTACGACCGCGAAACCGGCGAGATCCACTATGGCCGCGTGCCGGCCGGTTCGGTGGTGGTGGCGGGCAACCTGCCGTCCAAGGATGGCAAGTACAGCCTGTACTGCGCCGTGATCGTGAAGAAGGTCGACGCGCAGACCCGCGCCAAGACCAGCCTGAACGACCTGCTGCGCGGCGACTGA
- a CDS encoding peptidase S41 (K08906: petJ; cytochrome c6), protein MTPRRPDGRYGLRFYALIAGFGCISLAAFVQGVLPMLEPQSRTDKVTQVVRTDLGELKWMEARATDYTPLQLRGREVYTREGCWYCHSQFVRPVTGETRRWGPVAQAGEYAFDLPHLFSTRRIGPDLSRVGLKFSDAWHLAHFWDPRMLSPDSIMPRFSALFSEPRTARLVTDQQGRRTIENTPETRQLFDFGSSQTITLTPNQAGLLYVPERGKYPVILTPNKEFAGETVILIADTEDLRALVAYLQKLGTNRGKWRDRFEPQQMEASQTSIPRSEEWIAHGKNVYERRCLGCHGVKGDGNGPAAAFMQTDRPRNFTLGVFKFRLTPSGSMPDDGDLLRTITRGVRGTAMPSWHELPEKDRLAVIQYIKYVLAADRSNPDKPYFYFVEEPPLAPIFIGVPPKPSAELIQRGKRAWDSAKCWECHGRTGKGDGEKAAGLEDDFGFPIPPANLTTGQFKSGASVKDIFRTVSTGLSGTPMPSFSDTVSEDDRWALAYFVLSLSAYTDPLTGQPLPIPPEQKAALNDPDLRADESRQAYRPPGADQPGQPGQPSTYAGEAWARRHGFAFADER, encoded by the coding sequence ATGACCCCGCGCCGCCCCGATGGCCGCTATGGCCTGCGTTTCTATGCGCTGATCGCCGGGTTCGGCTGCATCTCGCTGGCCGCCTTCGTGCAGGGCGTGCTGCCGATGCTGGAGCCGCAGTCGCGCACCGACAAGGTCACCCAGGTGGTGCGCACCGACCTGGGCGAACTCAAGTGGATGGAAGCGCGCGCCACCGACTACACGCCGCTGCAGCTGCGGGGCCGCGAAGTCTATACGCGCGAAGGCTGCTGGTACTGCCACTCGCAGTTCGTGCGCCCGGTCACCGGCGAGACCCGGCGCTGGGGCCCGGTCGCCCAGGCCGGCGAATACGCGTTCGACCTGCCGCACCTGTTCTCGACGCGGCGCATCGGCCCGGATCTCTCGCGCGTCGGCCTGAAGTTCAGCGATGCCTGGCACCTGGCACATTTCTGGGATCCGCGCATGTTGTCGCCCGACTCGATCATGCCGCGCTTCTCCGCGCTGTTTTCCGAGCCGCGCACCGCAAGGCTGGTGACCGACCAGCAAGGCCGCCGCACCATCGAGAACACGCCCGAGACCCGGCAGCTGTTCGATTTCGGCAGCAGCCAGACCATCACGCTGACGCCCAACCAGGCTGGCCTGCTCTACGTCCCGGAGCGCGGGAAGTACCCCGTGATCCTGACCCCCAACAAGGAATTCGCAGGCGAGACGGTGATCCTGATCGCCGACACGGAAGACCTGCGCGCGCTGGTGGCCTACCTGCAGAAGCTCGGCACCAACCGCGGCAAGTGGCGCGACCGCTTCGAACCGCAGCAGATGGAGGCCTCGCAGACGAGCATCCCGCGTTCGGAAGAATGGATCGCGCACGGCAAGAACGTGTATGAACGTCGCTGCCTTGGCTGCCATGGGGTCAAGGGCGACGGCAACGGGCCGGCCGCCGCGTTCATGCAGACGGACCGCCCACGCAACTTCACACTGGGCGTATTCAAGTTCCGGCTCACGCCGTCGGGCTCCATGCCGGACGACGGCGACCTGCTGCGCACCATCACCCGCGGCGTGCGCGGCACGGCGATGCCGAGCTGGCACGAACTGCCGGAAAAAGACCGGCTGGCCGTGATCCAGTACATCAAGTACGTGCTGGCGGCCGACCGCAGCAATCCCGACAAGCCCTATTTCTACTTCGTTGAAGAACCGCCGCTCGCGCCGATCTTTATCGGCGTGCCGCCCAAGCCCTCGGCCGAGCTCATCCAGCGCGGCAAGCGGGCCTGGGACAGCGCCAAATGCTGGGAATGCCACGGGCGCACCGGCAAGGGCGACGGCGAAAAAGCGGCCGGACTCGAGGACGATTTCGGCTTCCCGATCCCGCCGGCCAACCTGACCACCGGGCAGTTCAAGTCCGGGGCATCGGTGAAGGACATCTTCCGCACCGTGAGCACGGGGCTGTCCGGCACGCCGATGCCGTCGTTCAGCGACACGGTATCCGAGGACGACCGCTGGGCGCTGGCCTACTTCGTCCTGTCCCTGTCTGCCTACACCGATCCGCTGACCGGCCAGCCGCTGCCGATTCCGCCCGAGCAGAAAGCCGCGCTGAACGACCCCGACCTGCGCGCCGACGAATCGCGCCAGGCCTATCGTCCCCCGGGGGCCGACCAGCCGGGCCAGCCCGGCCAGCCAAGCACCTATGCCGGCGAGGCGTGGGCCAGGCGGCACGGTTTCGCATTTGCTGACGAGCGCTAG
- a CDS encoding 2-dehydropantoate 2-reductase (K00077: panE, apbA; 2-dehydropantoate 2-reductase [EC:1.1.1.169]) translates to MRILIVGAGAVGGYFGGRLAAAGRDVTFLVRPHRAQALQSKGLVIRSPHGDLVLNEVRTVLTNAIAQPFDLVLLSCKAYSLDEAIASLAPAVGHSTAIVPLLNGMRHIDVLKQRFGNDKVLGGLCMIAATLNPEGEIVHLNDTHGLAFGELEGGLSPRMQAIAEALGGAGFDASTSIQIMQRMWEKWVFLATLAGSTCLMRAAIGDILGTPDGRRVIEGLLADCRAVAQCNGFAMSPDFDARAGQMLLTPSPLTASMLRDVENRSRTEADHILGDLIARGAPQQGSPLSLLQVAYSHLKAYEARQARGG, encoded by the coding sequence ATGCGAATTCTGATAGTCGGCGCAGGGGCGGTAGGCGGTTATTTCGGCGGGCGGCTTGCCGCGGCCGGGCGCGACGTGACGTTCCTGGTCAGGCCGCACCGTGCGCAGGCGCTGCAGAGCAAGGGGCTGGTCATCAGGAGTCCCCACGGCGATCTCGTCCTGAACGAAGTCAGGACCGTCCTCACCAATGCGATTGCGCAACCCTTCGACCTGGTCCTGCTGAGCTGCAAGGCCTACAGCCTGGATGAGGCCATTGCATCGTTGGCGCCTGCCGTCGGCCATTCGACAGCGATCGTCCCGCTGCTGAACGGCATGCGCCACATCGATGTGCTGAAGCAGCGGTTCGGCAACGACAAGGTGCTGGGCGGTCTTTGCATGATCGCCGCCACGCTGAATCCCGAAGGTGAAATCGTCCATCTCAACGACACGCACGGCCTGGCCTTTGGTGAGCTGGAGGGCGGCTTGTCGCCGCGCATGCAGGCGATTGCAGAGGCGCTTGGCGGTGCCGGCTTCGATGCCTCGACCAGCATCCAGATCATGCAGCGCATGTGGGAGAAGTGGGTCTTCCTGGCCACGCTGGCAGGCAGCACTTGCCTGATGCGTGCGGCCATCGGCGACATCCTTGGCACACCGGACGGCAGGCGCGTCATTGAAGGACTTCTGGCCGACTGCCGCGCCGTGGCGCAGTGCAACGGCTTCGCGATGTCGCCGGATTTCGACGCGCGCGCCGGCCAGATGCTGCTGACGCCGTCACCGCTGACCGCCTCGATGCTGCGTGACGTCGAAAATCGCTCCCGGACGGAAGCCGACCACATCCTCGGCGACCTGATCGCGCGCGGGGCGCCGCAGCAGGGCAGTCCGCTGTCGCTGCTGCAAGTCGCATACAGCCACCTGAAAGCCTACGAGGCCCGGCAGGCGCGCGGCGGCTGA